The following nucleotide sequence is from Thermodesulfobacteriota bacterium.
ACCACCGATCATGATTTTTTTAACTAAATATACCATCCATAGATAAATTTACTACTTATATAATATCTATATACATCTAAAATATCCTATTATTTGATATCAAATTGCAATCAGGATATAATAGCGTATCATTAAATAAGACCAAAAGGGAGGACTAAGCTTATGGCAACCAAAGAGAAAAAGCACATGAAAGGAAAGGTTAAACCGGGTGACGTGACCCAGCGTGTTGGGGTCGAACAACTCGAAGCCCGCGGAGTGGACGTCAAGGAATTAAGAGAAAAACTAATCGATGCGGCCGGCGCCGAGTTTACCACATACTATTATTACACCATACTGCGTATGTACCTGGCCGGCCACGAAGACTATAAGGAGATATGCGAGGACGCCCGTCTCGAAGACAGGGCCCATTTTGAGCTTATTACCCCCAGGATTTACGAGCTCGGCGGAGGCTTGCCTACCGATATAAGGGCTTTTGCCGATAGAGCGTCATGTGCTGATGCCTATTTGCCCAAAAATCCTTCTCCCGCAAACATTTTAGAAGTTCTTCTCGAAGCAGAAAGATGCGCCATAAGAACGTGGAGCGAGGTATGTGACCTTACCTTCGGCAAAGACCCGCGTACCTATGATATGGCATCCAGAATCCTCCAGGAAGAAGTCGAGCATGAAGCCTGGTTTATAGAACTGTTAAGCAAAGAAAGAGATGGGGTCATTCGCCCCTCCGGTCATTTCCGACGAGGAGAACCGGGCGAGGCTCCTTACAGCAAGAACCGCGGTTTTTATAATCCATGATCGAAATCATCAGCAAAGATAGGCGGGGTTGGAAGACACCGCCTA
It contains:
- the dps gene encoding DNA protection during starvation protein — translated: MATKEKKHMKGKVKPGDVTQRVGVEQLEARGVDVKELREKLIDAAGAEFTTYYYYTILRMYLAGHEDYKEICEDARLEDRAHFELITPRIYELGGGLPTDIRAFADRASCADAYLPKNPSPANILEVLLEAERCAIRTWSEVCDLTFGKDPRTYDMASRILQEEVEHEAWFIELLSKERDGVIRPSGHFRRGEPGEAPYSKNRGFYNP